In Paenibacillus sonchi, a single genomic region encodes these proteins:
- a CDS encoding dipeptidase has protein sequence MSYETYFQTEREAQLAELKQWLSIPSISALSSHKEDVLSAAHWLLDTLKRAGLENIELYPTAGHPVIYADYLHAPGKPTILVYGHYDVQPVDPLNLWTTPPFEPEIRDGKLYARGATDDKGQVFMHIKAIEAILKQEGTLPVNIKLCIEGEEEIGSVHLPSFLEASKDKLAADAVLVSDTSLLERGRPAICTGLRGLCSLEVSVNTALTDLHSGSYGGGVPNALHALVSLLSSLHDDKGRVAVEGFYDGVPELSPLLREEFAKQGVDEEKIRAGLGLDQLYGEEGYSFVERVGARPTLELNGVYGGFQGEGSKTVIPKEAHAKITCRLVGDQDPQHILDVVEAHLKANIQAGAKVQVKQMEKARAFNIDPSNPILQTAADAYGKVYGTRALFTKDGGSIPIMESFSRILQAPVVLMGFGLDDENLHAPDEHFNLENFDKGLLTIVEFLKTV, from the coding sequence ATGTCTTACGAAACCTACTTTCAGACTGAGCGTGAAGCTCAACTGGCCGAACTGAAGCAATGGCTGTCCATCCCCAGCATTTCGGCGCTCTCTAGCCACAAGGAAGATGTATTGTCCGCAGCACACTGGCTGCTGGATACCCTGAAGCGTGCCGGGCTGGAGAATATTGAACTATACCCTACCGCAGGCCATCCGGTCATTTACGCCGACTACCTTCATGCCCCCGGCAAGCCGACCATCCTGGTCTACGGCCACTATGATGTGCAGCCGGTTGATCCGCTTAACCTGTGGACGACTCCGCCGTTTGAACCGGAAATCCGTGACGGCAAGCTGTACGCCCGCGGAGCCACCGACGACAAAGGCCAGGTGTTCATGCACATCAAAGCCATTGAGGCCATTCTCAAGCAGGAAGGCACTCTGCCGGTCAATATCAAGCTGTGCATCGAAGGCGAAGAGGAAATTGGAAGCGTCCATCTGCCGTCTTTCCTGGAAGCCAGCAAAGACAAGCTCGCAGCAGACGCTGTGCTGGTCTCGGATACTTCCCTGCTGGAACGCGGACGCCCGGCCATCTGCACCGGCCTTCGCGGTCTCTGCTCGCTTGAAGTCAGCGTCAATACCGCATTGACAGATCTCCACTCCGGTTCGTACGGCGGCGGTGTGCCGAATGCACTGCATGCGCTGGTTTCTTTGCTAAGCTCACTTCATGACGACAAGGGCCGCGTTGCCGTTGAAGGCTTCTACGACGGCGTTCCCGAGCTATCCCCGCTGCTGCGTGAAGAATTTGCCAAGCAGGGCGTGGATGAAGAGAAGATCCGTGCAGGGCTTGGTCTGGACCAGCTGTACGGAGAAGAAGGATACAGTTTTGTGGAACGGGTCGGCGCCCGGCCAACCCTTGAACTGAACGGTGTCTACGGCGGGTTCCAGGGTGAAGGCAGCAAAACCGTCATCCCTAAAGAAGCCCATGCCAAAATCACCTGCCGCCTTGTCGGCGACCAGGACCCTCAGCATATTCTGGATGTTGTTGAGGCTCATCTCAAGGCCAACATTCAGGCAGGAGCAAAAGTCCAGGTAAAACAGATGGAAAAAGCCCGCGCCTTCAACATTGACCCTTCGAACCCCATTCTGCAGACAGCGGCTGACGCCTATGGCAAAGTATACGGCACCCGCGCCCTTTTCACCAAAGACGGCGGTTCCATTCCGATTATGGAAAGCTTCTCCCGCATTCTTCAAGCACCGGTGGTGCTGATGGGCTTTGGCCTGGATGACGAGAACCTGCATGCCCCGGATGAGCATTTCAATCTGGAGAACTTCGATAAAGGCCTGCTGACTATCGTCGAGTTTCTGAAGACTGTCTAA
- a CDS encoding serine hydrolase produces the protein MKKMIPFILAAVLLVPSVVAAADPEKNASFVNLGKAEIEAFANTFFQQKEVKDQLAGAVLVVVKNGQVLLNKGYGYADVDSQKPFDSDHTVFRVASVSKLFTAVGIMQLAEKGKLDLDKDVQAYLPDVQIPNKTGGPLTLKHLMTHTGGFDAGTAEDPQKTYSLRDFIKETVPTVITKPGEVFNYNNYGYDLQGYIIEKASGLPFEEYMMKNLFAPLGMNNSDFIFTDKVKKAIATPYDSSLKQAQQIVNVPVNKPAGGMFSTGADMAKFLMAMLNDDPASKHRILTEASIRAMEHNSVTIHPKISGAGYGLESNYTKYYNGYNVVEKGGDLPGFHSNIWLLPDEKTGVFLALNSDKGNLRLPFFEQFMNRYFPKKGTGPAFMQPEPTQQQLLRFEGTYRDLRSPGWSYDISAGDGALIVKAPSGNHTLRQAEDLLFYDEEGVPAGFKPDADGNILYFAYNKPGSWSVKSPEMPKFQDVPDDHPYAEYIYELAQSGAIQGGSGSFEPDKPITRGQFIAMLVHLSTYPLSQKPSSFADTKGNQYEAYIQTAYEIGIANGFTNGMFNPDQPVTREEAATLVWRLVKIVLSAAPVQSDLKGPYSSWAAEGLQFVVGKRLFGPDVQTSSTGSVDYRPKDIMLKQEAAALLSQLLKSIRQIEKQLNIQTDRS, from the coding sequence ATGAAAAAAATGATCCCGTTCATTCTCGCTGCTGTTCTGCTGGTTCCATCCGTTGTAGCAGCGGCAGATCCGGAAAAGAACGCTTCCTTCGTCAACCTCGGCAAGGCTGAAATCGAAGCATTCGCAAATACATTTTTTCAGCAAAAAGAAGTAAAAGACCAACTTGCAGGCGCAGTTCTCGTCGTCGTGAAAAACGGGCAAGTCTTGCTGAATAAAGGGTATGGCTATGCGGATGTCGACTCCCAAAAACCGTTCGACTCCGATCATACCGTCTTCCGTGTGGCATCCGTATCCAAACTGTTTACTGCTGTAGGGATTATGCAATTGGCTGAAAAAGGAAAACTGGACCTGGACAAGGACGTTCAAGCCTATTTACCGGATGTTCAAATCCCGAATAAAACCGGGGGGCCGCTCACTTTGAAGCATCTAATGACTCACACGGGCGGTTTCGACGCAGGTACCGCAGAAGATCCCCAAAAAACATATTCGCTAAGAGACTTTATCAAGGAGACCGTACCGACCGTCATCACAAAGCCTGGCGAAGTGTTCAACTACAATAACTACGGCTATGATTTGCAAGGATATATTATTGAAAAGGCATCCGGTCTTCCGTTTGAAGAGTATATGATGAAGAACTTGTTTGCGCCTCTCGGCATGAACAACAGTGATTTCATCTTCACCGATAAAGTCAAGAAAGCGATCGCTACTCCCTACGACAGCTCCCTTAAGCAGGCCCAGCAAATTGTCAATGTACCGGTTAACAAGCCGGCCGGCGGTATGTTTTCCACTGGAGCTGATATGGCCAAGTTTCTTATGGCCATGCTGAACGATGACCCTGCAAGCAAACATCGTATTCTGACCGAGGCTTCTATACGGGCGATGGAACATAACAGCGTTACGATTCACCCTAAAATTTCAGGAGCCGGCTACGGCTTGGAATCGAACTACACCAAATATTACAACGGATACAATGTCGTAGAGAAGGGCGGCGATTTGCCCGGCTTCCATTCGAACATATGGTTGCTGCCTGATGAGAAGACAGGGGTTTTTCTCGCTTTGAACAGCGACAAAGGCAATTTGCGCCTGCCTTTCTTCGAGCAATTCATGAATCGTTACTTCCCGAAAAAGGGAACAGGCCCGGCTTTCATGCAACCGGAACCGACCCAGCAGCAGTTGCTTCGCTTCGAGGGAACATACCGCGATTTGCGCAGTCCGGGATGGAGTTATGATATTTCGGCCGGGGACGGAGCATTGATCGTCAAAGCCCCTTCGGGTAATCATACTTTGCGGCAAGCGGAAGACTTGCTTTTCTATGACGAAGAGGGAGTTCCCGCAGGATTTAAACCGGACGCCGATGGAAACATCCTTTACTTTGCTTACAACAAGCCTGGCAGTTGGTCGGTGAAGTCCCCCGAGATGCCCAAATTCCAAGACGTACCCGATGATCATCCTTATGCTGAGTACATTTATGAGCTCGCTCAATCAGGAGCCATCCAAGGAGGTTCCGGCAGTTTTGAGCCGGACAAGCCGATCACCCGCGGCCAATTCATTGCTATGCTCGTCCATTTATCCACTTATCCGCTTTCTCAGAAACCCTCTTCGTTTGCAGACACCAAAGGAAATCAATACGAGGCATATATCCAGACAGCATACGAAATTGGCATTGCTAATGGATTTACAAACGGAATGTTCAATCCTGACCAACCGGTCACTCGTGAAGAAGCGGCAACCCTTGTCTGGCGATTGGTCAAAATTGTCCTGAGCGCCGCTCCAGTGCAATCCGACTTGAAAGGCCCGTACTCTTCTTGGGCAGCTGAAGGCCTGCAGTTTGTCGTCGGAAAGCGGTTGTTCGGTCCCGATGTACAGACGTCTTCAACAGGTTCGGTAGACTATAGGCCGAAAGATATCATGCTCAAACAAGAAGCGGCTGCATTGCTTAGCCAGCTCCTGAAGTCAATTCGGCAAATTGAAAAGCAACTGAATATTCAGACGGATCGATCGTGA
- a CDS encoding RsmD family RNA methyltransferase — protein sequence MQNNQEQPLYIYTYACTGDEESLCGMELRCLFGREIPAAIFGSGTQVEVSRSPFIKERIDVMYSGDRLEDIYKQTEQVEVEGQTFKVIFVKTNDLSPEEKIEYDERRAIEREIGLRIEGEADVNHPERVYGIVTLGGRWYFGVYHKNKATWFRQMNKPRSYSIALSTRVARAAVNMAVPHPEGVRAIDPCCGIGTVMVEALSMGIDIVGRDINPQIAAGARTNIAHFGFTSVVTLGDIADIQEHYDVAIVDMPYNLYSRITPEEQLAILVHTRRIADRAVIVAIEAVDEMIAEAGFAIIDRCVAKKGAFSRHLMLCE from the coding sequence ATGCAAAATAATCAGGAACAGCCATTATATATATATACCTACGCCTGTACCGGGGATGAAGAATCCCTGTGCGGAATGGAGCTGCGCTGTCTGTTTGGCCGGGAAATTCCGGCGGCGATCTTTGGGAGCGGGACCCAAGTGGAGGTCAGCCGCAGTCCGTTTATCAAGGAGCGGATTGACGTCATGTACTCCGGGGACCGTCTCGAGGATATCTATAAGCAGACCGAACAGGTAGAGGTGGAAGGGCAGACGTTCAAGGTGATTTTTGTGAAGACGAACGATTTGTCCCCGGAAGAAAAAATAGAGTATGATGAACGCAGAGCGATTGAGCGGGAAATCGGACTGCGCATCGAGGGAGAGGCGGATGTGAACCATCCGGAGCGGGTATACGGCATTGTGACCCTGGGCGGCCGCTGGTACTTCGGAGTGTATCATAAGAACAAGGCAACCTGGTTCCGGCAGATGAACAAACCGCGCAGCTACTCGATTGCGCTGAGCACGCGTGTTGCGCGGGCGGCGGTCAATATGGCGGTTCCGCATCCTGAAGGTGTGAGGGCGATAGATCCCTGCTGCGGCATAGGCACAGTAATGGTGGAGGCGCTGTCCATGGGCATTGACATTGTAGGCCGGGACATTAACCCGCAAATTGCCGCCGGTGCACGCACGAATATTGCCCATTTCGGATTTACCAGTGTGGTTACCCTGGGCGATATTGCGGACATTCAGGAGCATTATGACGTTGCTATCGTGGACATGCCCTATAATCTATATTCGCGGATTACGCCCGAGGAGCAGCTGGCGATTCTGGTTCATACCCGCCGTATTGCTGACCGTGCTGTCATTGTCGCGATTGAAGCGGTGGATGAGATGATTGCTGAAGCAGGCTTCGCCATTATCGACCGCTGCGTAGCAAAGAAAGGCGCATTCTCCCGTCATTTGATGCTGTGTGAGTAA
- a CDS encoding ASCH domain-containing protein has translation MTEIIAEYWKAYLEEHPEAADLYDSAWAFGDNDRLADELLALVLEGVKTGTAMNYELNEVRGLPLPFIGGHSIILDSQGMPRGIIRTTKCEVVPFQEVTAEFAYSEGEDDRTLESWRHHHEAYFTRELKAYEMAFDPGMRVVCENFELVYCK, from the coding sequence ATGACAGAAATAATCGCTGAATATTGGAAGGCCTATCTGGAGGAACACCCTGAAGCTGCTGATTTATACGACAGTGCCTGGGCGTTTGGCGACAATGACCGGCTGGCAGATGAACTGCTGGCCCTTGTGCTGGAGGGAGTCAAGACCGGAACAGCTATGAACTATGAGCTGAATGAAGTGCGCGGGCTGCCCTTGCCTTTTATCGGCGGGCATTCCATAATCCTGGACAGCCAGGGCATGCCGCGGGGAATCATCAGGACAACGAAATGCGAGGTTGTCCCCTTTCAGGAAGTGACTGCGGAATTTGCCTATTCCGAAGGTGAGGATGACCGGACTCTGGAATCATGGCGGCATCATCATGAAGCCTATTTCACAAGAGAATTGAAGGCTTATGAAATGGCCTTTGATCCGGGTATGCGGGTGGTTTGTGAAAACTTTGAGCTGGTATACTGCAAATAA
- a CDS encoding NUDIX hydrolase — MEQKWLTWAKEIQAIAQTGLAYAKDVYDIERYQALRELSVDILADYTFESKEKIRLAFAGEEGYSTPKVDVRGVVFRDEKILLVREKLDGHWALPGGWADIGLSPREVAVKEIAEESGFQAEALRLLAVLDKKFHHHPPEPYHVYKMFILCRITGGAAAEGVETNGVAFFAEDELPELSEERNTREQLRIMFEYLRNPEKPVILD, encoded by the coding sequence ATGGAACAGAAGTGGTTAACCTGGGCCAAGGAAATTCAGGCGATTGCCCAGACGGGGCTTGCCTATGCCAAGGATGTATATGATATCGAACGTTATCAGGCGCTGCGGGAGCTGAGCGTGGATATTCTGGCGGACTATACCTTTGAGAGTAAGGAGAAGATCAGGCTTGCTTTTGCGGGCGAGGAGGGCTACAGTACTCCCAAGGTAGATGTGCGCGGTGTGGTTTTCCGTGACGAGAAGATTCTGCTGGTTCGTGAAAAGCTGGATGGCCACTGGGCGCTCCCGGGAGGCTGGGCCGATATCGGACTGTCTCCAAGGGAAGTGGCGGTTAAGGAGATCGCTGAGGAATCAGGCTTTCAGGCCGAGGCTTTGCGTCTGCTTGCTGTGCTGGACAAGAAGTTCCATCACCATCCGCCGGAGCCGTACCATGTGTACAAAATGTTCATCTTATGCCGGATAACCGGCGGCGCTGCGGCGGAGGGCGTGGAGACGAACGGGGTGGCTTTTTTTGCCGAGGATGAACTGCCGGAGCTGTCGGAAGAACGGAACACACGGGAGCAGTTGCGGATCATGTTCGAATATTTGCGGAATCCTGAAAAACCGGTCATTTTGGACTAG